A genomic window from Chaetodon auriga isolate fChaAug3 chromosome 13, fChaAug3.hap1, whole genome shotgun sequence includes:
- the LOC143330843 gene encoding trace amine-associated receptor 13c-like: protein METMEGVELCFPQLNASCKKPTKPYTEAMLIYVLLSTISLFTVALNLLVIISISHFRQLHTPTNLLLLSLAVSDLLVGLLLMPVEIIYIEACWFLGDILCTLYYVVDYIITSASVANMVLISVDRYIAVCDPLHYSTKVTKRRAQICVCLCWVCSVFFRILLLNDHLEQPGRSNSCFGECVVVISYIAGVIDLVFNFIIPISIIIILYMRVFVVAVSQARAMRSHIAAVTGQRSGAVTVKRMEMKAARTLGIVVVVFLFCFCPYYYPTLAGEDTSIDASSAAFEIWLAHFNSCLNPVIYVFFYPWFRESIRLILTLRILKSGSCDAKMLY from the exons ATGGAGACCATGGAAGGAGTTGAGCTCTGCTTTCCACAGCTGAATGCCTCCTGCAAGAAACCTACAAAGCCTTACACTGAAGCCATGCTGATTTATGTCCTGCTTTCCACTATCTCTCTGTTCACTGTGGCTCTTAATCTGCtggtcatcatctccatctcccactTCAG GCAGCTCCATACCCCCACTAACCTCCTactcctctctctggctgtctcaGACCTCCTCGTGGGCCTCCTGCTGATGCCAGTTGAAATCATCTACATAGAGGCTTGCTGGTTTCTTGGTGACATTCTGTGCACTCTGTATTATGTTGTAGACTACATTATTACCTCTGCCTCAGTAGCCAACATGGTGCTCATATCAGTTGACCGCTATATAGCTGTTTGTGACCCTCTGCATTACTCCACCAAAGTCACGAAGAGAAGAGCacaaatctgtgtttgtttgtgttgggtttgttctgttttctttagGATTCTTCTTTTAAATGATCACCTGGAACAACCAGGTAGGTCTAACTCCTGTTTTGGAGAGTGTGTGGTTGTAATCAGTTACATTGCAGGAGTCATTGACCTTGTTTTCAACTTTATCATACCCATTTCCATCATCATAATTCTGTATATGAGAGTATTTGTGGTGGCTGTGTCTCAGGCTCGTGCCATGCGGTCTCATATCGCAGCTGTAACAGGCCAACGTTCAGGGGCAGTAACTGTGAAGAGAATGGAGATGAAAGCAGCCAGGACACTTGGTATTGTtgtagttgtgtttttgttttgtttctgtccataCTATTACCCGACACTGGCAGGTGAAGACACGTCCATTGAtgcttcatctgcagcttttgAGATCTGGCTGGCTCATTTTAATTCCTGTTTGAACCCTGTCATCTATGTCTTTTTCTACCCCTGGTTCAGAGAATCTATAAGACTCATCCTGACACTTCGGATATTGAAGTCTGGATCCTGTGATGCTAAAATGCTATACTGA
- the LOC143330596 gene encoding trace amine-associated receptor 6-like produces the protein MALEGVELCFPQLLNTSCWKPEPLHSDTVLIYIFLSFISLLTAALNLLVIISISHFRQLHTPTNFLLLSLALSDFLVGFLLMPVEILLTETCWTLGDFMCALYYLLPVTIIIASVGNMVLISIDRYVAICDPLHYPTKVTQKIVTICVFLCWIFSVFYSIILLHDNLKQPGRYNSCKGQCVVNITGAVDLVVSFIIPITLIIILYMRVFVVAVSQARAIKSHISNDSLKRSRTIKAKRSEIKAARTLGILVLVFLMCYSPYYCVSLTGHDILIGSSTETFVIYLIYFNSCLNPVIYALFYPWFKKATRLIVTFQIIQPDSHKAKLL, from the exons ATGGCACTGGAAGGAGTTGAACTCTGCTTTCCACAACTCCTCAACACCTCCTGCTGGAAACCAGAGCCTCTTCATTCTGACACTGTGCTTATTTACATATTCTTgtccttcatctctcttctcACAGCAGCTCTCAACCTGCtggtcatcatctccatctcccactTCAG gcaaCTCCACACTCCTACcaacttcctcctcctctctctggctctctcagATTTTCTTGTGGGCTTTCTGCTGATGCCAGTTGAAATACTCCTGACAGAGACCTGCTGGACCCTGGGTGACTTCATGTGTGCACTGTATTATCTGTTACCTGTCACTATAATCATTGCCTCTGTTGGAAACATGGTACTCATATCCATTGATCGCTATGTGGCCATTTGTGACCCTCTGCATTACCCCACCAAAGTCACTCAAAAAATTGTTACAatatgtgttttcctgtgttggATATTTTCCGTTTTCTATAGCATTATCCTTTTACATGATAACCTGAAGCAACCAGGGAGGTATAATTCATGCAAAGGACAATGTGTGGTCAACATTACAGGAGCTGTTGATCTTGTTGTCAGCTTCATTATTCCCATTACTCTCATCATAATTCTCTATATGAGAGTTTTTGTGGTGGCCGTGTCTCAGGCTCGTGCCATTAAGTCACACATATCAAATGACTCACTCAAGCGTTCAAGGACTATCAAAGCTAAGAGgtctgaaataaaagcagccaGAACGCTTGGTattcttgttcttgtttttttgatGTGTTACTCTCCATATtactgtgtctctctcacagGCCATGACATCTTGATCGGCTCTTCAACTGAGACTTTTGTCATTTACTTGATATATTTTAACTCCTGTCTAAACCCAGTCATCTATGCCCTTTTCTACCCCTGGTTTAAAAAAGCTACTCGACTTATTGTTACATTTCAGATAATACAGCCTGACTCCCATAAGGCCAAATTACTGTAA
- the LOC143330878 gene encoding trace amine-associated receptor 13c-like, whose product METPQGAELCFPQLHNTSCRKPMQHHAESIFLYTLLSCISLFTVALNLLVIISISHFRQLHTPTNLLLLSLAVSDFLVGLLLMPIQILLIGGCWFLGSLICRLFYYASFILTSASVGNMVLISVDRYVAICDPLCYSTKVTQKRVKICVFLCWICSVFYNGVILIDFLKHPDKHNSCYGECVVVINFITGAVDVVLTFVGPIAVIIVLYMRVFMVVLSQVGAIRSHLAAVTPFGSVNVTAKKSERKAARTLGVVVVVFLICFCPYFYPSLTGQDMSSGVEFSIFGVWLLYCNSCLNPVVYAFFYPWFRRSVKVIVTFQILQPDSCDANIL is encoded by the exons aTGGAGACCCCGCAAGGAGCTGAACTCTGCTTTCCACAACTACACAACACCTCCTGCAGGAAGCCAATGCAGCATCATGCTGAGTCCATTTTCCTTTACACCCTGCTGTCTTGCATCTCTTTGTTCACTGTGGCTCTCAATCTGCTGGTCATCATCTCTATCTCCCACTTCAG gcaGCTCCACACCCCcaccaacctcctcctcctctcgctggCTGTCTCAGACTTCCTTGTTGGCCTACTGTTGATGCCGATTCAAATCCTACTCATAGGGGGCTGCTGGTTTTTGGGGAGTTTGATATGCAGACTGTTTTACTACGCCTCTTTTATCCTCACATCTGCATCAGTAGGAAACATGGTGCTCATATCAGTTGACCGATATGTAGCCATTTGTGACCCTTTGTGTTATTCAACCAAAGTCACTCAGAAAAGAgttaaaatctgtgtttttctgtgttggaTCTGTTCTGTGTTCTATAATGGTGTGATACTGATCGACTTCCTGAAACATCCAGATAAACATAACTCCTGCTATGGAGAGTGTGTGGTTGTGATTAACTTCATAACAGGAGCTGTTGATGTTGTGTTGACCTTTGTTGGCCCTATTGCTGTTATTATAGTTCTATATATGAGAGTATTTATGGTGGTATTGTCTCAGGTTGGAGCCATAAGGTCTCATCTTGCAGCTGTTACACCATTTGGTTCAGTCAATGTAACCGCAAAGAAAtctgagagaaaagcagccagaACTCTTggtgttgttgtggttgtgtttCTAATATGTTTCTGTCCTTATTTTTATCCATCTCTCACAGGCCAGGACATGTCATCAGGTGTGGAATTTTCAATTTTTGGGGTCTGGCTACTTTATTGTAACTCCTGTCTAAATCCAGTGGTCTATGCTTTTTTCTACCCCTGGTTTAGGAGATCTGTGAAAGTCATTGTTACATTTCAGATATTGCAGCCTGACTCTTGTGATGCCAACATACTATAG
- the LOC143330634 gene encoding trace amine-associated receptor 13c-like, producing the protein METLEGTEACFPQLLNASCTKPMRLHFEAMLIYILLSFISLLTAALNLLIIISISHFKQLHTPTNLLLLSLAVSDFFVGLLMLFQIVLIDGCWFFGDLMCTLYYILDFIITSTSVGTMVLISVDRYVAICYPLHYSTKITVRGVTICTCLCWTCSVLYNGLIMKDNLEQPGRYVTCLGECVIVIDYVAGFVDLFLSFIGPVTVIVVLYMRVFVVAVSQARAMRSHIATVTVQYSVKATAKKSELKAARTLGVVIVIFLLCLCPYFCVTLTGQDTMLNASSAAFVICLFYFNSCLNPLIYAFFYPWFRKSIKLIVTLQILKPDSSEMNIL; encoded by the exons ATGGAGACTTTAGAGGGAACTGAAGCATGCTTTCCACAACTCCTCAACGCCTCCTGCACGAAGCCGATGCGTCTTCACTTTGAGGCCATGCTGATTTACATACTGCTGTCCTTCATCTCgctgctcactgcagctctTAACCTGCtgatcatcatctccatctcgCACTTCAA GCAGCTCCATACCCCcaccaacctcctcctcctctctctggctgtctcaGATTTCTTCGTGGGCCTCCTCATGTTGTTTCAAATTGTCCTTATTGATGGCTGCTGGTTCTTCGGTGACCTAATGTGTACTCTGTATTATATTTTAGACTTTATTATTACTTCTACCTCAGTAGGAACAATGGTGCTCATATCAGTTGACCGCTATGTAGCCATTTGTTACCCTCTGCATTACTCCACCAAAATCACTGTGAGAGGAGTTACAATCTGTACTTGCCTTTGTTGGACCTGTTCTGTTCTATACAATGGTCTCATAATGAAGGATAACCTGGAACAACCAGGCAGGTATGTTACTTGCTTGGGAGAGTGTGTGATTGTTATTGATTATGTAGCAggatttgttgatttgtttttgtcctttattGGTCCTGTCACTGTTATTGTAGTTCTGTACATGAGAGTATTTGTGGTGGCTGTGTCTCAGGCTCGTGCCATGCGGTCCCACATTGCAACCGTCACTGTACAGTATTCAGTGAAAGCAACTGCTAAGAAATCTGAGCTGAAAGCAGCCAGGACTCTTGGTgttgttattgtcatttttctACTATGCCTCTGCCCATATTTTTGTGTCACACTTACAGGCCAGGACACCATGCTCAATGCTTCATCTGCTGCCTTTGTAATATGTCTGTTCTATTTTAACTCCTGCCTAAACCCACTGATCTATGCCTTTTTTTATCCATGGTTTAGAAAATCCATTAAACTTATTGTTACACTTCAAATACTGAAGCCTGACTCCTCTGAAATGAACATACTGTAA